Proteins from a genomic interval of Alphaproteobacteria bacterium:
- the uppS gene encoding di-trans,poly-cis-decaprenylcistransferase, protein MLKLFKKKTAPAVATSGKVPQHIAFICDGNRRWAEMRGLPPLMGHQAGIANFENLVDWFFARGVSTITFFCFSTENWNRSTDEVDFLMDLFYTELTKNMEHALEKNIRCRVIGSRDRLPEKLAALCDELEERTAENTGGTVAFAVNYGGQQEIVDAVNAAIAAGEPVTLETFETYLDTGDLLPIDLMVRTSNENRISNFLLWKLAYAELLFVPEHWPDLVKNERGWQNVLDEFAKRNRRFGGGKKANYLGKKKQG, encoded by the coding sequence ATGTTAAAATTATTCAAGAAAAAAACAGCGCCTGCTGTTGCCACATCTGGCAAAGTGCCCCAGCATATCGCCTTTATTTGTGATGGCAATCGTCGTTGGGCAGAAATGCGTGGTCTGCCACCATTAATGGGACACCAGGCCGGCATTGCAAACTTTGAAAATTTGGTCGATTGGTTTTTTGCACGTGGTGTTTCAACGATAACGTTCTTTTGTTTTTCTACGGAAAACTGGAATCGTTCCACAGACGAGGTTGATTTCCTTATGGACTTGTTCTATACGGAATTGACCAAGAATATGGAACATGCGCTGGAAAAAAACATTCGCTGCCGTGTGATTGGTTCGCGCGACAGGTTGCCAGAAAAATTGGCTGCGCTGTGCGATGAATTAGAAGAAAGAACCGCCGAAAACACAGGCGGTACGGTCGCGTTCGCTGTAAACTATGGCGGTCAACAGGAAATCGTAGATGCGGTAAATGCGGCAATTGCGGCGGGCGAACCTGTAACACTGGAAACATTTGAAACGTATCTGGATACGGGTGACCTGTTGCCGATTGATTTGATGGTTCGCACCAGCAACGAAAACCGTATTTCTAATTTCTTGCTGTGGAAATTGGCATATGCAGAATTGTTATTTGTTCCCGAACATTGGCCTGATTTGGTCAAGAATGAACGCGGATGGCAAAATGTTTTGGATGAATTTGCCAAACGTAATCGTCGTTTTGGTGGTGGGAAAAAAGCAAATTATCTGGGCAAAAAGAAACAGGGGTAA
- a CDS encoding helix-turn-helix domain-containing protein — protein sequence MRKTTIYPNPVKRALVKLGADIKDARIRRRITAEMMIQRAGITRPTLAKVEKGDPATSMGIYAKVLFVLGLHDRLAEVADISFDQVGLMLDADKLPKRARAPKTI from the coding sequence ATGAGAAAAACAACAATTTATCCAAACCCGGTTAAGCGCGCATTGGTAAAACTGGGGGCAGACATCAAAGACGCCCGAATTCGCAGACGCATAACCGCAGAAATGATGATACAACGCGCAGGCATAACCAGACCAACACTGGCCAAGGTTGAAAAAGGCGACCCTGCAACATCTATGGGCATTTATGCCAAGGTATTGTTTGTATTGGGACTGCACGACAGACTGGCAGAAGTTGCAGACATAAGCTTTGACCAAGTCGGATTGATGCTGGACGCTGATAAATTACCAAAACGGGCCAGAGCACCAAAAACGATATAA
- a CDS encoding NUDIX domain-containing protein yields the protein MRRAADQPLAGEWEYPGGKFEDGEDGPTCLHRELFEELGIDAQIGDLITIAKHTTDSGKVIELHTYEITFYTGEIQLRVHDDMHWVPVQDLPSHPQLPADQIVSKTLQTKGK from the coding sequence ATGCGTCGTGCGGCGGATCAGCCGTTGGCGGGCGAATGGGAATACCCCGGTGGTAAGTTTGAAGATGGCGAAGACGGCCCAACATGCCTGCACCGGGAGTTGTTTGAAGAATTGGGAATAGACGCACAAATCGGCGACCTGATTACCATCGCAAAACACACAACAGATTCTGGCAAGGTTATTGAACTTCATACATACGAAATCACATTCTACACAGGCGAAATTCAACTGCGCGTCCACGATGATATGCACTGGGTGCCAGTCCAGGACTTACCCTCCCACCCACAACTCCCCGCCGACCAAATCGTATCCAAAACCCTGCAAACCAAAGGAAAGTAA
- a CDS encoding cell filamentation protein Fic, whose protein sequence is MKDMAKFSDFISEYKTAQEPSKQEKARNWDIAIGLQQVDGLTPSRYLYQVARDNIEGKLSHDEVHQSLRQYYRTPEGDELGIEYWEADTVSNRIAELLSNSSFTFAPTTLLSIHKYLFNAALPEHWVGNVRTKDIIKAENVLMGDTVHYASHMDIMPTLEYDFDREERFDYSTLNTRAQVEHIAQFVSGLWQIHPFREGNTRTIAVFAIKYLRNKGFAADNELFKDYAEYFRNALVRANYENIPRGIKRTYKYLNLFFGNLLLDENNSLKGDDMVINIANPEIKTSDITSDKCSDLNIDDLNKTERAFFIAMAEKLCTMGYVTAADAISITGKSPQRVRQLFVALVNKGFLVATGQNKGRKYSLPEKR, encoded by the coding sequence ATGAAAGATATGGCAAAGTTTTCAGATTTTATCAGCGAATACAAAACAGCCCAAGAGCCATCTAAACAAGAAAAGGCACGTAATTGGGATATCGCCATTGGCCTGCAACAGGTTGATGGGTTGACACCATCGCGTTATCTGTACCAGGTGGCACGTGATAATATCGAAGGCAAGCTGAGTCATGACGAAGTTCATCAGTCGCTGCGCCAGTATTACCGCACCCCAGAGGGTGACGAACTGGGTATTGAATACTGGGAGGCCGACACCGTTTCCAACCGTATTGCAGAACTGTTAAGCAATTCGTCTTTTACCTTTGCGCCGACTACTTTGCTGTCTATTCACAAGTATTTGTTTAATGCGGCATTGCCTGAACACTGGGTTGGGAATGTTCGTACCAAGGATATTATCAAGGCAGAAAACGTGCTGATGGGGGATACTGTGCACTATGCCAGCCATATGGACATTATGCCAACACTGGAATACGACTTTGACCGCGAAGAACGTTTTGATTACAGTACGCTTAACACACGTGCGCAAGTTGAACATATCGCGCAATTCGTGTCTGGCCTGTGGCAAATTCATCCATTTCGCGAAGGCAATACGCGCACAATCGCCGTATTTGCAATCAAGTATCTGCGCAATAAAGGCTTTGCTGCTGATAACGAATTATTCAAGGATTATGCAGAATATTTTCGCAATGCCTTGGTTCGCGCCAACTATGAAAATATACCGCGCGGTATCAAACGGACCTATAAATACCTGAACTTGTTCTTTGGAAATCTGTTGCTGGACGAAAACAATTCGCTGAAAGGTGACGACATGGTTATAAATATCGCTAATCCCGAAATAAAAACTAGCGATATAACTAGCGATAAATGTAGCGATTTGAATATAGACGACCTGAACAAAACAGAACGGGCGTTCTTTATCGCTATGGCTGAAAAGTTATGTACAATGGGTTATGTTACTGCTGCGGACGCAATTTCTATAACAGGCAAATCGCCACAGCGCGTACGCCAACTGTTTGTCGCATTGGTTAACAAAGGTTTCTTGGTTGCCACCGGTCAAAACAAAGGCCGCAAATATAGTCTGCCAGAAAAACGATAA
- a CDS encoding enoyl-ACP reductase, which produces MLLQGKKILITGVANDWSMAWAIAKRAHEMGAEIAMPYAMPALEKRVRPLAESIGAKFVQECNVQNDDQMNDLFNKIESEWGHLDGMLHAIAFSDKNELTGRYADTTRENFKNTMDISVYSLVDLTRRASKLMTNGGSIVTLTYFGGEKSVPNYNVMGVAKSALDSSVRYLASDLGRDGIRINAISAGPIMTLASSGVGGFKAMLRLNAETTPLRRNMTLDDVSGAAMYLFSDLSSGVTGEVHHVDCGYSTTGMMPNEMKDILLKNLD; this is translated from the coding sequence ATGTTATTACAGGGTAAAAAGATTTTAATCACGGGCGTCGCCAACGATTGGTCTATGGCGTGGGCGATTGCCAAACGTGCGCATGAAATGGGGGCTGAAATTGCGATGCCATACGCGATGCCCGCATTGGAAAAGCGTGTTCGCCCATTGGCGGAATCCATTGGTGCCAAATTCGTCCAGGAATGCAACGTCCAAAACGACGACCAGATGAATGACTTGTTCAACAAAATTGAATCCGAATGGGGACATTTAGATGGTATGTTGCACGCGATTGCATTTTCAGACAAAAACGAATTAACTGGTCGCTATGCCGATACTACGCGCGAAAATTTCAAAAACACAATGGATATTTCCGTATATTCATTGGTTGATTTAACACGTCGTGCATCCAAACTGATGACCAACGGGGGCAGTATCGTGACCCTGACATACTTTGGTGGGGAAAAATCTGTTCCAAATTACAATGTGATGGGGGTTGCCAAATCTGCCCTGGACAGCAGTGTTCGCTATCTGGCATCTGACCTGGGACGTGACGGTATTCGCATAAATGCAATCAGTGCCGGCCCAATCATGACATTGGCGTCCAGCGGGGTAGGGGGCTTCAAGGCTATGCTGCGCCTGAACGCGGAAACAACGCCATTGCGTCGTAATATGACCCTGGACGATGTGTCTGGTGCGGCGATGTACCTGTTCAGTGATTTGTCATCCGGCGTCACGGGCGAAGTGCACCATGTCGACTGTGGATATTCAACCACTGGTATGATGCCAAACGAAATGAAAGATATCCTGTTAAAAAATCTGGATTAA
- a CDS encoding site-specific integrase: protein MAEQWKCYTKPFRDTWIHLLHSDVNLQVSDGTIPGLFLRYSAATRNIRFFLGCKIDNKKCNIFIGRYRDYSIKDIRDMAWNMRHQIAQGEDPRRKRIEEQLKEKETLGEQVKVLFPQYMDKYSKIYKKPRTQDSNWGQYRLYLAPMFDKLYIRQIEEKHVMDAYAKWVKKTSFSTANKALSLFSNFWDWCEMYKYVDRNTNPCKYVRKGSNKVYKPQILDQDGYRALSHALDVGPQVSKMHPRLFNALRVLMLTGCRASEITGLEVEELALMHKVIHLKDSKTGARDVKLSDAVIPYLQAALDEATALGSKYVFPGVGNEHRPINNIRKPFEWALSYAKLPHMRIHDLRHSFISMGANIGENIAAMKEAAGHSRITTTEGYTHIMDSSTYRAINNVANAICA, encoded by the coding sequence ATGGCAGAACAATGGAAATGCTATACAAAGCCGTTTCGGGACACTTGGATACATCTGTTGCATTCAGATGTTAACCTGCAGGTCAGCGACGGCACCATCCCAGGATTATTCCTGCGATATTCTGCGGCAACACGCAATATTCGGTTTTTCCTGGGGTGTAAAATAGATAACAAGAAATGCAATATTTTTATAGGTCGCTACAGAGATTATTCTATCAAAGATATTCGTGACATGGCGTGGAATATGCGACATCAAATTGCCCAAGGCGAAGACCCACGCAGAAAAAGAATAGAAGAACAACTGAAAGAAAAAGAAACGCTGGGTGAACAGGTAAAAGTACTGTTCCCGCAATATATGGACAAATATTCCAAAATATACAAGAAGCCACGAACCCAGGATTCTAATTGGGGGCAATATAGATTATATTTAGCGCCTATGTTTGATAAGCTGTACATACGCCAAATAGAAGAAAAACATGTAATGGACGCCTATGCCAAGTGGGTAAAGAAAACGTCTTTCTCAACCGCGAACAAAGCGCTGTCTCTGTTCTCTAATTTCTGGGATTGGTGCGAAATGTATAAATACGTAGATCGCAATACAAACCCATGCAAGTATGTTCGCAAAGGTTCAAACAAAGTTTATAAGCCACAAATACTGGACCAAGACGGTTATCGTGCATTATCGCATGCGCTGGATGTTGGGCCCCAGGTATCTAAAATGCACCCACGGTTATTCAATGCGTTGCGGGTGCTGATGCTGACTGGGTGTCGTGCGTCTGAAATAACCGGGCTAGAGGTAGAAGAACTTGCGCTTATGCACAAGGTAATACACCTGAAAGACAGCAAGACCGGCGCTCGGGATGTAAAACTGTCTGATGCGGTTATACCATACTTGCAGGCTGCGCTGGATGAAGCAACCGCACTGGGCAGCAAATATGTATTCCCAGGTGTTGGGAACGAGCACAGACCAATAAACAACATCCGCAAGCCATTTGAATGGGCACTGTCATATGCCAAGCTGCCACATATGCGAATACACGACCTGCGACATTCGTTTATCAGTATGGGTGCAAATATCGGTGAAAATATAGCTGCCATGAAAGAAGCAGCTGGCCATTCCCGTATAACCACCACCGAAGGATATACCCACATCATGGACAGCAGCACCTATCGTGCCATCAATAACGTTGCAAATGCAATATGTGCCTAA
- a CDS encoding helix-turn-helix domain-containing protein, with amino-acid sequence MDYQFMNHGGQERDTRQYALNKEAFKDRLFTPKQLADYLCSSVSALSQYRALGIGPAYFKIGKMVRYPLSEVNKWLEQKRSDKK; translated from the coding sequence ATGGATTACCAATTCATGAACCATGGAGGACAAGAGAGAGATACAAGACAATACGCCCTGAACAAGGAAGCGTTTAAAGACAGACTGTTTACACCAAAGCAATTAGCTGACTATCTTTGTTCGTCTGTTTCGGCATTAAGTCAATATCGTGCACTGGGGATTGGACCTGCGTACTTCAAGATCGGCAAAATGGTACGTTACCCCCTGTCTGAGGTAAATAAGTGGCTGGAACAAAAAAGAAGCGATAAAAAATAG
- a CDS encoding ribosome recycling factor, with translation MQVLYQLSYNPTILWTCPQSRLCYAQTDELQPHVPTYSIFLLAKCQINLLIFFCTLRRLYMDYQLLKAEVEQKTAQTLEVLKNEYAGLRTGRASVHLLDAVRVPVYGSEMPVNQVATVSTPDNQTLSVTVWDITNAPAVEKAIRDSGLGLNPMTAGGVIRLNMPPLTEERRRELTKVAGKYAEEAKISMRNIRQDAMGKIKRAVTDKEISEDDQRKFEDDIQKVFDKRGAEVDALAREKEADIMSV, from the coding sequence ATGCAAGTGCTCTACCAACTGAGCTACAACCCCACGATACTTTGGACTTGCCCCCAATCTCGGCTGTGCTATGCACAGACGGATGAGCTACAACCCCATGTGCCGACATATTCTATATTTCTTCTTGCCAAATGTCAAATCAATTTGCTAATCTTTTTCTGTACTTTAAGGAGACTCTATATGGACTATCAATTATTAAAGGCCGAGGTTGAACAGAAAACGGCCCAAACACTGGAAGTTTTAAAGAATGAATACGCAGGTCTGCGTACTGGGCGTGCGTCTGTACATTTGCTGGACGCGGTGCGTGTGCCGGTTTACGGCTCTGAAATGCCGGTTAATCAGGTTGCGACAGTTTCAACCCCCGACAACCAAACTTTATCCGTAACGGTTTGGGATATTACTAATGCCCCCGCGGTTGAAAAGGCGATACGCGATTCGGGCCTGGGGCTGAACCCGATGACGGCGGGTGGTGTAATTCGCCTGAACATGCCGCCACTTACCGAAGAACGCCGCCGCGAATTGACCAAGGTTGCCGGTAAATACGCCGAAGAGGCCAAAATTTCCATGCGCAATATCCGCCAGGATGCAATGGGTAAAATCAAACGTGCCGTCACCGACAAAGAAATTTCCGAAGACGACCAACGTAAATTCGAAGACGACATTCAAAAGGTCTTTGATAAACGTGGGGCCGAGGTTGACGCCCTGGCACGTGAAAAAGAAGCCGACATTATGTCTGTTTAA